In the Moraxella osloensis genome, one interval contains:
- a CDS encoding MaoC/PaaZ C-terminal domain-containing protein: MTTFSNFTYEELTIGQTASMTRQVTADDVKAFALVTHDYNPAHLDNEYAEQSQFKGVIAHGMWTAGLLSALIGTKFPGLGTIYLNQSLSFRRPVHIDDTLTATLTVKSKDDGKKWVVLDCQVTNQEGKAVVTGEAQVIPPTEKSSREAVKLDDFTLRQTFSE, from the coding sequence ATGACAACTTTTAGTAATTTTACCTATGAGGAATTAACTATCGGGCAAACTGCCAGTATGACCCGCCAAGTGACCGCAGATGATGTCAAAGCATTTGCGCTTGTTACCCATGACTACAACCCAGCGCATTTGGATAATGAGTATGCCGAGCAAAGCCAGTTTAAAGGCGTGATTGCGCATGGTATGTGGACAGCCGGTCTATTATCAGCCTTGATTGGTACCAAATTTCCAGGTTTGGGGACAATTTATCTGAACCAAAGTTTGTCGTTCCGTCGTCCTGTGCATATCGATGATACCTTAACCGCGACCTTGACGGTGAAAAGTAAAGACGATGGCAAAAAATGGGTGGTGTTAGATTGCCAAGTAACTAATCAAGAGGGTAAAGCAGTAGTGACAGGCGAAGCGCAAGTAATTCCCCCCACTGAAAAGAGCAGCCGTGAAGCGGTCAAGTTAGACGATTTTACCCTGCGTCAAACTTTCTCAGAATAA
- the nrdA gene encoding class 1a ribonucleoside-diphosphate reductase subunit alpha: MTRTEDILVQKRDGRLEKIDLDKIHRVIEWAAEGLDNVSVSQVEISSHIQFYDKITTKSIHETIIKSAADLISAATPDYQYLAARLAIFHLRKIAFGQFEPPHLFDHVTKLTQEGRYDAHILQDFSKEEFDILNDYIDHNRDLSFAYAAVKQMEGKYLVQDRVSKQVFESPQFLYMLVGMCLFASYDKQYDKAARLDYIKRFYDTTSTFKISLPTPIMSGVRTPSRQFSSCVLIECDDSLDSINATTSAIVRYVSQRAGIGVNAGRIRALGSPIRGGEAQHTGCIPFYKLFQTAVKCCSQGGVRGGAATLFYPIWHLEVENLLVLKNNRGVEDNRVRHMDYGVQINKTIYQRLIKNQNVTLFSPSDVPGLYDAFFADQAEFERLYEQYEQDESIRKRSVPAQELFSLMMQERASTGRIYVQNVDHCNTHSPFDPSVAPIRQSNLCMEIALPTQPLDNINDESGEIALCTLSGINLGEINQLEDIKEPAELIVRALDALLDYQDYPVIAAKNGSMKRRTLGIGVINYAYYLAKNGTKYSDPTALGLTHRTFEALQYYLLVASNKLAKEQGACPAFGDTTYSQGILPIDTYKADIDAICNEPLQLDWEALRHDIKTHGLRNSTLTALMPSETSSQIANATNGIEPPRGLVSVKASKDGILKQVVPEIDKLKDQYELLWQMPNNKGYLSLVAIMQKFIDQSISANTNYDPTKFEDSRVPMKVMIQDLLMAYKLGVKTLYYHNTRDGANDAQDDLENGCAGGACTL; encoded by the coding sequence ATGACTCGTACTGAAGATATCCTCGTGCAAAAACGCGACGGGCGTTTGGAAAAAATTGATTTGGATAAGATTCACCGAGTCATCGAGTGGGCAGCAGAAGGGCTTGATAATGTGTCTGTCTCACAAGTAGAAATCAGCTCACATATCCAGTTTTATGACAAAATCACCACCAAAAGCATCCATGAAACCATCATTAAATCAGCCGCGGATTTGATTTCTGCAGCAACGCCTGATTATCAGTATTTGGCAGCGCGATTGGCAATTTTTCATTTACGCAAAATCGCGTTTGGTCAGTTTGAGCCGCCGCATTTGTTTGACCATGTCACTAAGCTGACCCAAGAAGGTCGTTACGATGCCCATATTTTGCAAGACTTTAGCAAAGAAGAATTTGATATACTCAATGACTATATTGACCACAACCGTGATTTAAGCTTTGCATATGCCGCCGTCAAACAAATGGAAGGCAAATACTTGGTGCAAGACCGCGTCAGCAAACAAGTCTTTGAAAGCCCACAATTTTTGTACATGCTCGTCGGCATGTGTCTGTTTGCCAGTTACGACAAACAATATGACAAGGCGGCGCGATTAGATTATATCAAGCGCTTTTATGACACCACGTCCACTTTCAAAATCTCACTGCCAACGCCAATCATGTCGGGCGTGCGTACCCCATCGCGTCAGTTTAGCTCATGTGTACTCATTGAATGTGATGATAGCTTAGATAGTATCAACGCCACCACCAGTGCCATCGTGCGGTATGTGTCACAGCGTGCCGGTATTGGTGTCAATGCGGGTCGTATTCGCGCATTAGGTAGCCCAATTCGTGGCGGTGAAGCGCAGCACACCGGCTGTATTCCTTTTTACAAACTATTTCAAACTGCCGTCAAATGCTGCTCACAAGGCGGCGTGCGTGGTGGTGCAGCGACCTTGTTCTACCCGATTTGGCATTTGGAAGTGGAAAATCTACTGGTGCTCAAAAACAACCGCGGCGTGGAAGACAACCGTGTTCGCCACATGGATTACGGCGTGCAAATCAATAAAACCATCTATCAACGTTTGATTAAAAATCAAAACGTGACCCTGTTTTCACCATCGGATGTACCAGGTTTGTACGATGCTTTCTTTGCCGATCAAGCCGAGTTTGAGCGTTTGTATGAGCAATATGAGCAAGATGAATCCATTCGCAAACGCAGTGTGCCGGCGCAAGAGTTGTTTAGCCTGATGATGCAAGAGCGTGCCAGCACGGGTCGTATCTATGTGCAAAACGTTGACCATTGCAACACCCACAGTCCGTTTGACCCAAGTGTCGCGCCAATTCGCCAATCCAACCTATGTATGGAAATCGCGCTACCGACCCAACCGCTTGACAACATCAATGATGAAAGCGGTGAAATCGCCCTTTGTACGCTGTCAGGCATTAACTTGGGTGAAATCAATCAATTAGAAGACATCAAAGAGCCAGCGGAACTGATCGTGCGTGCGCTAGATGCCTTGCTTGACTACCAAGACTACCCGGTTATCGCTGCTAAAAATGGCTCTATGAAACGCCGCACGCTGGGTATTGGTGTCATCAACTACGCTTATTATCTTGCCAAAAACGGTACCAAATATTCAGATCCTACGGCACTCGGTTTAACCCATCGCACTTTTGAAGCCTTACAATATTATCTGTTGGTGGCGTCAAATAAACTGGCTAAAGAGCAAGGCGCGTGTCCTGCATTTGGCGATACCACGTATTCACAAGGTATTTTACCGATTGATACGTATAAAGCAGATATTGATGCGATTTGTAATGAGCCACTTCAACTCGACTGGGAAGCGCTGCGTCATGATATCAAAACCCACGGTCTTCGCAACTCAACCTTGACCGCCTTGATGCCATCAGAAACCTCTAGTCAAATTGCTAACGCAACTAATGGCATTGAGCCACCGCGTGGTCTGGTCTCTGTCAAAGCATCAAAAGACGGTATTTTAAAACAAGTAGTACCTGAGATTGATAAGCTCAAAGATCAATACGAGCTATTATGGCAAATGCCAAATAACAAGGGTTATTTGAGTCTTGTGGCGATTATGCAAAAATTCATTGATCAAAGTATCTCAGCGAATACCAACTACGACCCAACCAAGTTTGAAGATAGCCGTGTACCGATGAAGGTGATGATTCAAGACTTGTTGATGGCGTATAAACTGGGCGTTAAGACGCTGTACTATCATAACACCCGTGATGGCGCAAATGATGCCCAAGACGACCTTGAAAATGGCTGTGCTGGCGGCGCTTGTACTTTATAA
- a CDS encoding mechanosensitive ion channel family protein, which yields MPLSKSLNQCQHHADATSLYRRCFMMALFALLMVITSVKPTAVWAADSSKSASSASGTATPQDTFGRDTPRGSVQGFIQALAKSDWMLASRYVDLSSTKDPSGTLESLKSALDSGGRINEQLQISNDPTGNLDDKLAPNLDKVGEINNPDADKKSIDILMQRVKQSNGTYIWLISRQTLQEVASLSLVTQPTLVEKYIPKQWIEKDIKGYSLGHIGAVIALMIATYLACLLISQILYMIITRIYLATHPDKEKQFPIDGRVVVPAAMVLTALIIKEAMILVGINLVVRNMASNLADILSWVSMVWLILRILDLIFKRAENYASNNHHPERLSVLNLLRKVVKLILIAIAIIVILGNLGYDLTTGIAALGIGGVALALGAQKTVENLVGSVSVVADQPVNVGDYCRFGTQEGTVEDIGIRSTRLRTTDRTVVTIPNGNFSSMSIENVSQRDMFHFSQVFYISRDSDIDKLREFMEQTQIYITNHPDTNSVWNQVRISGTQQDAYLVEVRCYLNVKGAMDFNQKQTDMILKIAEMMKEVGLKNALPTSRVMMGKPIDITYSNFANTVPVKDKVAASEKLAQSDKPDTKP from the coding sequence ATGCCGTTGTCAAAGTCTCTTAATCAATGTCAGCATCATGCTGATGCAACATCTTTATACCGCCGTTGTTTTATGATGGCATTGTTTGCCTTACTCATGGTTATCACCAGTGTCAAACCCACCGCTGTATGGGCGGCTGATAGCAGCAAATCAGCCAGTAGCGCCAGCGGCACAGCAACCCCACAAGACACCTTTGGGCGTGACACCCCGCGCGGTAGCGTGCAAGGCTTTATACAAGCATTGGCAAAAAGTGATTGGATGCTCGCCAGCCGTTATGTGGATTTAAGTTCTACCAAAGACCCCAGTGGCACGCTCGAATCTTTAAAATCGGCACTCGATAGCGGCGGACGTATCAACGAGCAGCTACAAATTAGCAATGACCCTACCGGCAATCTCGATGACAAACTAGCGCCCAATCTCGATAAGGTAGGGGAAATCAACAATCCCGACGCTGACAAAAAGAGTATTGATATCTTAATGCAGCGTGTCAAACAATCTAACGGCACCTATATTTGGCTGATTTCACGACAAACCTTGCAAGAAGTTGCGTCGTTATCACTCGTTACCCAGCCGACACTGGTAGAAAAGTACATTCCCAAACAATGGATTGAGAAAGATATTAAAGGCTATAGTCTTGGGCACATCGGGGCAGTGATTGCGCTCATGATAGCGACTTATCTCGCCTGTCTATTGATTAGCCAAATCTTATATATGATTATCACGCGGATTTATCTAGCGACCCACCCAGATAAAGAAAAGCAATTTCCGATTGATGGGCGCGTGGTCGTACCTGCCGCAATGGTGCTGACGGCGCTGATTATCAAAGAAGCCATGATTTTGGTGGGTATTAATTTGGTTGTGCGTAATATGGCGTCCAACCTTGCCGATATTTTATCTTGGGTATCCATGGTATGGTTGATTTTACGTATTTTGGATTTGATTTTTAAACGTGCAGAGAACTATGCCAGTAATAACCATCATCCAGAGCGGCTATCTGTCCTAAATCTGCTGCGAAAAGTGGTAAAATTGATTTTGATTGCGATTGCGATCATTGTGATTTTGGGTAATCTAGGCTACGACTTAACCACAGGTATTGCCGCATTAGGGATTGGTGGTGTGGCGTTGGCATTGGGTGCACAAAAAACGGTTGAAAACTTGGTGGGCAGTGTATCGGTAGTCGCTGACCAGCCTGTAAATGTGGGCGACTACTGCCGCTTTGGCACGCAAGAAGGTACGGTTGAAGACATTGGTATCCGCTCCACCCGTTTGCGCACCACGGATCGCACGGTGGTGACAATTCCCAATGGTAACTTCTCATCAATGAGCATTGAAAATGTCTCGCAGCGCGATATGTTTCATTTTTCGCAAGTGTTCTATATCTCGCGTGATAGCGACATCGATAAATTACGTGAATTTATGGAGCAAACACAAATTTATATCACCAATCATCCTGATACCAACAGCGTGTGGAATCAAGTGCGTATCTCTGGCACTCAGCAAGACGCGTATCTTGTTGAAGTGCGATGCTATCTCAATGTAAAAGGCGCGATGGATTTTAATCAAAAACAAACCGATATGATTTTAAAAATCGCGGAGATGATGAAAGAAGTGGGACTCAAAAATGCGTTACCGACCAGCCGTGTGATGATGGGCAAACCGATTGATATTACCTATTCAAATTTTGCCAATACTGTACCTGTAAAAGATAAAGTAGCGGCGTCAGAAAAACTGGCACAATCGGATAAGCCTGATACCAAGCCTTAA
- a CDS encoding HIT domain-containing protein, translating to MFNLHPQLAKDTFLVGEFPLSTCRLMNDCQFPWLILIPRVPGIKELYELSASDQAQFLRESSWLSSQLAKTFQADKMNIAALGNQVPQLHFHHIVRYQNDIAWPNPVWGNPAIPYTPEVLSHMQQTLMMALRGHRDMPFDWQMNI from the coding sequence ATGTTTAATTTACATCCACAACTAGCAAAAGATACTTTTTTGGTGGGCGAATTTCCGTTATCTACTTGCCGCTTGATGAACGACTGTCAATTTCCTTGGTTGATTTTAATTCCGCGTGTACCCGGTATTAAAGAATTATATGAACTATCCGCCAGTGACCAAGCCCAGTTTTTACGTGAATCCAGCTGGCTATCAAGTCAGCTTGCCAAAACTTTTCAAGCCGACAAAATGAACATCGCCGCGCTTGGCAACCAAGTGCCGCAATTGCATTTTCATCATATCGTGCGCTACCAAAATGACATTGCTTGGCCCAATCCAGTATGGGGTAATCCTGCCATCCCTTATACCCCTGAAGTGCTCAGCCATATGCAGCAGACACTGATGATGGCACTGCGGGGTCATCGTGATATGCCATTTGATTGGCAAATGAATATCTAA
- a CDS encoding adenylate/guanylate cyclase domain-containing protein has protein sequence MRESIQGLSTNLKSPKFIELAAFFILLLTLTSLDVPPIYHTLSILLLVAGVIVTALSVIRPHHYITSASVLTLMALATGMLQFNYIPSLALWLLILIRLIFSDTKYTVSLVLLTVAVGLLSLIFAHFLLPAISLTAKQEDILNFVIVFTDILIVGYHICSLVIRLRQKNQMLAQQQARIDTLVNVTNKLTRFLPPQIWQPIVKNNTKVEVINQRRKLTILFSDIVGFTDLSDHISPDHLANILNTYLDRMTQVSQKYGATLDKFLGDGLLCYFGDVGGNDRDNAIACASMAIEMRREMEVLRHQWRLLGFEGLHVRMGINTGYCYVGNFGSRNRMTYTVVGKEANFASRLESAAQNNQILISESTFNLIGHVHHCQAVGQFKFKGFQDAMNVWELLEPKSESMQQTDWVNFNLPGFNLHLNFHDIRNYDKNDITNQLKSALALVEEKQK, from the coding sequence TTGCGTGAATCCATTCAAGGTCTTTCGACCAATCTAAAAAGTCCGAAATTCATTGAACTGGCGGCATTTTTTATTTTATTGCTTACCTTAACCTCTCTTGATGTACCGCCTATTTATCATACGCTCAGTATTTTGCTGTTGGTAGCAGGCGTTATTGTCACGGCTTTGAGTGTTATCCGGCCCCATCACTATATTACTTCGGCCAGTGTATTAACCCTGATGGCGTTGGCAACGGGTATGTTGCAGTTTAACTATATCCCAAGCCTTGCGTTATGGTTGTTGATTTTGATTCGCCTGATTTTTTCAGATACCAAATACACTGTTTCGTTGGTACTCTTAACTGTAGCAGTGGGTCTACTTAGTCTGATATTCGCGCACTTTTTATTACCCGCCATTAGTTTGACCGCCAAGCAAGAAGATATTTTAAATTTTGTCATCGTATTTACCGATATCTTGATTGTTGGTTATCATATTTGTTCTCTGGTGATTCGCTTACGCCAAAAAAATCAAATGCTTGCGCAGCAACAAGCACGGATTGATACCTTGGTCAATGTCACCAATAAATTAACCCGTTTTTTGCCCCCGCAGATTTGGCAACCGATTGTCAAAAATAACACCAAGGTTGAAGTCATTAATCAACGGCGCAAGCTAACTATTTTGTTTTCGGATATTGTTGGTTTTACTGATTTGTCGGATCATATTAGCCCCGACCATTTAGCCAATATTTTAAACACTTACCTTGACCGTATGACCCAAGTTAGCCAAAAATATGGTGCGACACTCGATAAGTTTTTAGGGGATGGGTTATTGTGCTATTTTGGTGATGTGGGTGGTAATGACCGTGATAATGCGATTGCTTGTGCCAGTATGGCCATTGAGATGCGCCGTGAGATGGAAGTGCTGCGCCACCAATGGCGATTACTCGGTTTTGAAGGGCTGCATGTACGCATGGGTATCAATACAGGGTATTGTTATGTCGGTAATTTTGGCAGCCGCAATCGTATGACCTATACCGTGGTTGGAAAGGAAGCCAATTTTGCCTCTCGCCTTGAATCTGCCGCGCAAAACAATCAAATTTTGATCAGTGAAAGTACGTTTAATTTAATTGGTCATGTCCATCATTGCCAAGCCGTGGGGCAATTTAAATTTAAAGGCTTTCAAGATGCCATGAATGTGTGGGAATTGCTCGAACCCAAAAGCGAATCCATGCAACAAACCGATTGGGTGAACTTTAATTTACCTGGGTTTAACCTGCATTTAAATTTTCATGATATTCGTAATTATGATAAAAATGATATTACTAACCAGCTAAAATCTGCATTGGCGCTTGTTGAAGAAAAGCAAAAATAA
- a CDS encoding transposase, protein MKKKAITRLDYCQYLLVSQTNYTLTNYAEHHPESISHDRINRYLRHDKLKPKLVWEKVKDDIVLDDDGYLIFDDSILDKNHSHKIELVNRQYSGNAHRIIKGICIVNCIYVNPKTEQYWLIDYRIYDKTTDGKSKLDHLKDMLQHSIEHKQIKFKYVLMDTWYATKDIMLYIDNLQKIYYCPLKSNRKVDDSKGVNPYKAVNELTWTDQEQQNGKLIKIHAFPKDYKVQLFRVVVNENRTDWIVTNDTTQNSSDGTRLVCAIRWKIEQFHRELKQLTGIEANQCRKARIQRNHICCCMLVWLQLARQAKRLKQSLYQVKRGLLSDYLREQLRSPSVVFA, encoded by the coding sequence ATGAAGAAAAAAGCTATCACCCGCTTAGACTACTGTCAATATTTACTGGTAAGCCAAACCAATTACACCCTTACCAACTACGCAGAACATCATCCTGAATCAATTAGTCATGACCGCATCAATCGATACCTACGTCATGACAAACTAAAACCCAAGCTCGTATGGGAAAAAGTCAAAGACGACATCGTATTAGACGACGATGGCTATCTTATCTTTGATGACAGCATACTCGATAAAAATCATAGTCACAAAATCGAATTGGTTAATCGCCAATACAGTGGCAACGCCCATCGCATTATTAAAGGCATCTGCATCGTTAACTGTATCTATGTCAATCCTAAGACCGAACAATACTGGCTCATTGATTACCGTATTTATGACAAAACCACCGATGGAAAAAGCAAACTTGACCATCTAAAAGACATGCTACAGCACAGTATTGAACACAAACAAATTAAATTCAAATATGTGCTCATGGATACCTGGTATGCCACCAAAGACATCATGCTCTATATTGATAACTTACAAAAAATCTATTATTGTCCTTTAAAATCCAATCGCAAAGTCGATGATTCAAAAGGAGTAAACCCTTACAAAGCAGTCAACGAATTAACTTGGACTGACCAAGAGCAACAAAATGGCAAACTGATTAAAATACATGCCTTTCCTAAAGATTACAAAGTGCAACTGTTCCGAGTAGTGGTTAATGAAAACCGCACGGACTGGATTGTCACCAATGACACCACTCAGAATTCATCAGATGGCACACGATTGGTGTGTGCCATCCGCTGGAAGATTGAGCAGTTTCACCGAGAACTTAAACAACTCACTGGTATTGAAGCTAATCAGTGTCGTAAGGCTCGTATTCAGCGGAATCATATTTGTTGTTGTATGCTGGTTTGGCTGCAGTTAGCCAGACAGGCTAAACGGTTAAAACAATCTTTATATCAGGTTAAAAGGGGTTTACTCAGTGATTATTTGCGTGAGCAGTTACGCTCGCCTTCGGTCGTCTTTGCGTAA